The Caldibacillus debilis DSM 16016 genome includes a window with the following:
- a CDS encoding MerR family transcriptional regulator, protein MKESQIRRSMPLFSIGTVMKLTGLSARQIRYYEEHQLISPARSDGKHRLFSLNDIDKLLEIKDLLNQGLNIAGIKEVFSLKEEQKEKLDRIEKEKKEITENELRKRLREETLHLGKNYQFSIRQGELSRFLH, encoded by the coding sequence TTGAAGGAGAGCCAGATCCGCCGATCCATGCCGTTGTTTTCCATCGGTACGGTCATGAAGCTGACGGGCCTTTCCGCCAGGCAGATCCGCTATTACGAAGAACACCAACTGATTTCTCCGGCCAGGAGCGACGGCAAGCACCGCCTGTTTTCTTTGAACGACATCGATAAGCTGCTGGAAATCAAGGATTTGTTGAATCAGGGACTGAACATCGCCGGGATCAAGGAAGTTTTTTCCTTGAAGGAAGAGCAAAAGGAAAAGTTGGACCGGATCGAAAAAGAGAAGAAGGAAATCACCGAAAACGAACTGAGAAAAAGACTCCGGGAAGAAACGTTGCATCTCGGGAAAAATTACCAGTTTTCCATTCGCCAAGGGGAACTTTCCAGATTTTTACATTAA
- a CDS encoding PH domain-containing protein: MLTSPEKRISPKALKVWKIYGAILSLIVFALSIAATVAIFLLDLPKWIIPILVVVDICFLLIAVFFVPKIRWERWRYELREQEIELQHGLFVVKRTLIPIIRVQHVDTNQGPIMKKYRLASVVISSAATTHEIPALDEDEAEELRKTISYLVRVVREDV; this comes from the coding sequence ATGCTGACCAGTCCGGAAAAAAGGATCTCGCCGAAAGCGTTGAAGGTTTGGAAAATTTACGGCGCCATTTTATCTTTAATTGTTTTCGCCCTTTCCATCGCCGCAACGGTCGCCATTTTTCTTTTGGATCTGCCGAAATGGATCATACCGATCCTCGTCGTTGTCGATATTTGTTTCCTTTTGATCGCCGTCTTTTTCGTACCGAAAATCCGCTGGGAAAGATGGCGCTACGAATTGCGCGAACAGGAAATCGAACTGCAGCACGGCCTGTTTGTCGTAAAAAGGACGCTGATCCCGATCATCCGCGTCCAGCACGTGGACACGAACCAGGGGCCGATCATGAAAAAATACCGCCTCGCCTCCGTCGTGATTTCCTCGGCGGCCACGACCCATGAAATCCCGGCCCTTGACGAAGATGAGGCGGAGGAGCTCCGAAAAACGATTTCCTATTTGGTGAGGGTGGTAAGGGAAGATGTCTGA
- a CDS encoding PadR family transcriptional regulator, with product MSIRSQLLKGVLDGCVLAIIGKQPVYGYELSKKLREAGLEDVSEGTVYPILLRLQKNGMIRGEMHPSMYGPNRKYYYLTEEGRKALVEIMEEWNKISRPVDRLFRAFKP from the coding sequence ATGTCGATCCGCAGCCAGTTGTTAAAAGGGGTATTGGATGGATGTGTCCTGGCCATCATCGGCAAACAACCGGTCTACGGCTATGAATTGTCCAAAAAGCTGCGGGAAGCGGGATTGGAAGACGTCAGCGAAGGCACGGTCTACCCGATCCTTCTCCGGCTGCAAAAAAACGGGATGATCCGCGGGGAGATGCATCCCTCCATGTACGGACCGAACCGGAAATATTATTATTTGACGGAGGAAGGCCGAAAGGCCCTCGTTGAAATTATGGAGGAATGGAACAAGATTTCCCGGCCGGTCGACCGGCTGTTCCGCGCATTCAAGCCGTGA
- a CDS encoding PH domain-containing protein, with product MSEKKRLHPVAIFISSLQGIKDLIFPYVLVLIFNGSKGNIKTNFLLLPLLIVLLTAVFGFLKWLTFRYWMEDGELRMEYGVIIRKKRYIPLERIQSVIVSEGLWQRLFGLAKVRVETAGSNEIGKADAELTAITKEEAVKLQKEIRWKKEKGTAEDPSLGEAVSQDGEPDLEHAEDEEWETVFTMNMRELFLLAVTSGGVWGVIAALLAFAQELDDFISFQWIYREALFFIHQDILLVATFVILVFLAAYLAAIAQTMLKYAHFTVKRGKEELFISRGLLEKRQLSVPAHRVQGIMVKENIIRKLFGYATVVLVSAGTSGEDKYEVSGEIVIFPLIRKNQIGRFIRACLPEYTVEIGFRPAPKRARWRFIIKPVLVSVLPVCLAVWFFRPWGWVLLVLVPLSAWLGHLAYRHSGWNITGDQLALRSWFVTARTAYLFRHRIQSLEISVNLFQKRQNLGNIQANIKSGIGIAAGRGNNLDGGDLQKIYRWYSRTSREA from the coding sequence ATGTCTGAAAAAAAGAGATTGCATCCCGTCGCCATTTTCATATCTTCCTTGCAAGGGATAAAAGATTTGATCTTTCCCTATGTCCTCGTCCTCATTTTCAACGGGTCCAAAGGGAATATAAAAACCAATTTTTTGCTCCTCCCCCTCCTCATCGTCCTTCTCACGGCCGTTTTCGGTTTTCTGAAATGGCTGACGTTCCGCTATTGGATGGAAGACGGGGAACTTCGGATGGAATACGGCGTCATCATCCGGAAAAAGAGGTATATCCCTTTGGAGCGGATCCAATCCGTGATCGTTTCCGAAGGCCTGTGGCAAAGGCTGTTCGGGCTGGCGAAGGTGCGGGTGGAAACCGCCGGTTCCAACGAGATCGGAAAGGCGGATGCGGAGTTGACCGCGATCACGAAAGAAGAAGCGGTCAAACTGCAGAAGGAGATCCGGTGGAAAAAAGAGAAGGGAACAGCGGAGGATCCGTCTCTTGGCGAAGCCGTTTCCCAAGACGGGGAGCCTGATTTGGAACATGCGGAAGACGAGGAATGGGAAACCGTTTTTACGATGAACATGCGGGAACTTTTTCTGCTTGCGGTTACCAGCGGCGGAGTGTGGGGGGTGATCGCCGCCCTCTTGGCCTTCGCCCAGGAATTGGATGATTTCATTTCCTTTCAATGGATCTACCGTGAAGCGCTGTTTTTCATCCATCAGGACATCCTCCTTGTTGCGACCTTCGTCATCCTCGTTTTTCTTGCCGCCTACCTGGCGGCCATCGCGCAGACGATGCTCAAATACGCCCATTTTACGGTGAAACGGGGGAAAGAGGAGCTTTTCATTTCCAGGGGGCTTCTGGAAAAAAGGCAGTTATCCGTTCCCGCCCACCGGGTGCAGGGAATCATGGTGAAAGAAAATATTATCCGCAAACTGTTCGGCTATGCCACCGTCGTTCTCGTCAGCGCCGGAACGAGCGGGGAAGACAAGTACGAGGTCAGCGGAGAGATCGTCATCTTCCCGCTCATCCGGAAAAATCAAATCGGCCGCTTCATCCGGGCCTGCCTTCCCGAGTATACGGTTGAAATCGGGTTCCGGCCGGCGCCGAAACGGGCGAGATGGCGGTTCATCATCAAACCGGTCCTTGTCTCCGTCCTTCCGGTTTGCCTGGCCGTCTGGTTTTTCCGGCCTTGGGGATGGGTCCTCCTGGTGCTCGTTCCCCTTTCCGCGTGGCTCGGCCACCTGGCTTACAGACATTCGGGATGGAATATTACCGGAGACCAGCTCGCCTTGAGAAGCTGGTTCGTCACCGCCCGGACCGCGTACCTGTTCCGGCATCGCATCCAATCCCTGGAGATATCCGTAAACCTTTTCCAAAAGCGGCAGAATTTGGGGAACATCCAGGCGAACATCAAATCGGGGATCGGCATTGCCGCGGGCCGCGGAAACAACCTGGACGGCGGGGATTTGCAAAAAATTTATCGCTGGTACAGCCGCACGTCCCGGGAGGCGTGA
- a CDS encoding DUF58 domain-containing protein has product MKAVNRHVIAGAKIIGFLLLFFAAFSYGMFQGGFVSWFLFFSILPFALYALFILFYPVQKIQVMREIAKTDVSEGETVRMKMTVRLPFRSPLFFLTLLDEMPEKLAKRGRTPYKTLLFAFFKKELAVQYAIPNITRGEYVFPAVRIYVADWFGFVEKSRRIPCEDSFLVYPAVVDMVYRPFENYFDQGMATVRDQVKRDSTMAVQLRDYQPGDRFSWIHWKATARRNELMTKEFEQRQTNDIMIVLDCSPSGTFDLAVKFTASLIQAVIKKGGQAGLYACEKERHYFPVQGGVFHKQAMFYFLAKVEDESAIPWHKQIENDPVIFLQNINKIFVTTALREEDIEAIGKNVSPRGAKLLVCVKGNDEQISPGDTKMMNLAKNRGIFVKILREENFANAFGGGMDR; this is encoded by the coding sequence ATGAAAGCGGTAAATCGCCATGTCATCGCCGGCGCGAAAATCATCGGTTTCCTGCTCTTGTTCTTTGCGGCCTTTTCCTATGGAATGTTTCAAGGCGGCTTTGTCTCCTGGTTTCTCTTTTTCAGCATCCTGCCCTTTGCCCTGTACGCCCTCTTCATCCTGTTTTATCCGGTTCAAAAAATTCAAGTGATGCGGGAGATTGCAAAGACGGATGTTTCCGAAGGGGAAACGGTCCGGATGAAAATGACCGTCCGTTTGCCCTTCCGTTCGCCCCTTTTCTTTCTCACCCTTTTGGACGAAATGCCGGAGAAACTGGCCAAAAGGGGGAGAACTCCTTACAAGACTTTGCTGTTTGCCTTCTTTAAAAAAGAGCTGGCCGTTCAGTACGCCATCCCGAATATCACCCGGGGGGAATACGTGTTTCCCGCCGTCCGGATATATGTGGCCGACTGGTTCGGATTCGTCGAAAAAAGCAGGCGGATTCCCTGCGAAGATTCTTTTCTCGTTTATCCCGCCGTTGTGGACATGGTTTACCGGCCCTTTGAAAATTATTTCGACCAGGGGATGGCGACGGTGCGAGACCAGGTGAAAAGGGATTCCACCATGGCCGTCCAATTAAGGGATTACCAGCCCGGCGACCGGTTTTCATGGATCCATTGGAAGGCCACCGCCCGGAGGAACGAATTGATGACGAAAGAGTTTGAACAAAGGCAAACGAACGATATCATGATCGTTCTTGATTGTTCGCCGAGCGGCACCTTTGATTTGGCGGTGAAATTTACCGCCTCCCTCATCCAGGCGGTGATCAAAAAGGGCGGCCAAGCCGGTTTGTATGCCTGCGAAAAGGAGCGGCACTATTTCCCCGTCCAAGGGGGAGTCTTTCATAAACAGGCGATGTTTTACTTTTTGGCAAAGGTGGAGGACGAATCGGCCATCCCATGGCACAAGCAGATTGAAAACGATCCGGTGATTTTTTTGCAGAACATCAATAAAATCTTCGTCACGACGGCCTTGCGGGAAGAGGACATCGAGGCCATAGGCAAAAATGTTTCGCCGCGGGGGGCGAAACTGTTGGTCTGCGTAAAAGGGAACGATGAACAAATTTCTCCCGGGGATACGAAAATGATGAATCTGGCGAAAAACCGGGGAATATTCGTAAAAATCCTGCGGGAGGAGAATTTTGCCAATGCCTTTGGCGGGGGGATGGACAGATGA
- a CDS encoding AAA family ATPase, with translation MITETLHPKLGDIIENIEKIMIGKRKEAVLCLTALLAGGHVLLEDVPGVGKTKLVKSLAKSVNAQFKRIQFTPDLLPSDVLGVSIYNPKEMEFEYRPGPIMGNIILADEINRTSPKTQSALLEGMEEGNITIDGVTYPLKKPFFVMATQNPIEYEGTYPLPEAQLDRFLLKMKMGYPSIQEEVEVLTRAQADVSVEELEPVITTDELQEYQKEIRSVFVDETIKEYIVHIVARTRNHPHIYLGVSPRGSIAIMKAAQAYAFLHGREYVIPDDIQFLAPYVFAHRLILKSEARYNGITAEQLVNDVVRTVKVPIQRYGK, from the coding sequence GTGATTACGGAAACATTGCATCCCAAGCTCGGCGATATTATAGAAAACATCGAAAAAATCATGATCGGAAAACGAAAGGAAGCGGTGCTCTGTTTGACCGCCCTGTTGGCCGGCGGGCACGTTTTGCTGGAGGATGTGCCCGGTGTCGGGAAGACGAAGCTGGTAAAAAGTTTGGCGAAATCTGTCAACGCCCAGTTTAAAAGGATCCAGTTCACGCCGGACTTGCTGCCTTCGGATGTTTTGGGGGTTTCCATCTATAATCCGAAGGAAATGGAGTTCGAATACCGGCCCGGTCCGATTATGGGAAACATTATTTTGGCCGACGAAATCAACCGGACTTCCCCGAAGACCCAATCCGCCTTGCTGGAAGGGATGGAGGAAGGAAATATAACCATCGACGGGGTCACATATCCGCTCAAAAAACCGTTCTTTGTCATGGCCACGCAAAACCCGATCGAGTACGAAGGGACCTATCCCCTTCCGGAAGCCCAATTGGACCGTTTTTTGCTGAAAATGAAAATGGGCTATCCTTCCATTCAGGAAGAAGTGGAAGTCTTGACCCGCGCCCAGGCGGACGTTTCCGTCGAAGAACTGGAACCGGTGATCACCACCGATGAATTGCAGGAATATCAAAAGGAAATCCGGTCCGTTTTTGTCGATGAAACGATAAAGGAATATATCGTCCACATCGTCGCAAGGACGCGGAATCATCCCCACATTTATCTGGGGGTAAGCCCACGGGGTTCCATCGCCATCATGAAAGCCGCCCAGGCCTACGCCTTCCTCCACGGGAGGGAGTACGTCATCCCCGATGACATCCAGTTTTTGGCTCCTTACGTATTCGCCCATCGCCTCATTTTAAAATCGGAGGCCAGATACAACGGCATCACGGCGGAGCAATTGGTCAACGATGTCGTCCGAACCGTAAAAGTCCCGATCCAGAGGTACGGAAAATAA
- the glnA gene encoding type I glutamate--ammonia ligase, whose amino-acid sequence MGKYTREDIERMAKEENVKFIRLQFTDILGTIKNVEIPISQLPKALDNKIMFDGSSIEGFVRIEESDMYLYPDLDTWVVFPWTTGDGKVARLICDIYTPEGTPFIGDPRVNLKRVLEEMKELGFTSFNLGPEPEFFLFKLDEKAEPTSELNDAGGYFDLAPTDLGENCRRDIVIELENMGFEIEASHHEVAPGQHEIDFKYADVVTACDNIQTFKLVVKTIARKHGLHATFMPKPVFGINGSGMHSNVSLFKDGENAFFDEKGKFQLSETAYQFLAGVLKHAPNFTAVTNPTVNSYKRLVPGYEAPCYVAWSPKNRSPLVRIPSSRGMSTRLEIRSVDPSANPYLAMAVILKAGLDGIKNKLTPPDPVDRNIYVMTKEERLKEGIVDLPSTLEQALENLKSDEVIKDALGPHILERFIEAKEIEWDMFRVQVHPWELEQYLKQY is encoded by the coding sequence ATGGGCAAATACACGAGAGAAGATATTGAACGAATGGCAAAAGAGGAAAATGTCAAATTTATCCGTCTCCAATTCACCGACATTTTGGGGACCATTAAAAATGTCGAGATCCCGATCAGCCAGCTGCCGAAGGCCTTGGACAACAAGATTATGTTTGACGGTTCGTCCATCGAAGGATTCGTGCGGATCGAGGAATCGGACATGTATCTGTATCCGGATTTGGACACGTGGGTGGTTTTTCCCTGGACGACCGGCGACGGAAAAGTTGCCCGCCTGATCTGCGACATTTACACGCCGGAAGGCACTCCCTTCATCGGAGACCCGAGGGTGAATTTGAAACGGGTTCTCGAAGAAATGAAGGAACTTGGCTTTACCAGTTTTAACCTCGGTCCGGAACCGGAATTCTTCCTTTTTAAATTGGATGAAAAAGCGGAACCGACATCGGAACTGAATGATGCCGGCGGCTATTTCGATTTGGCCCCGACGGACCTCGGGGAAAACTGCCGCAGGGACATCGTCATCGAGCTGGAAAACATGGGGTTTGAAATTGAAGCCTCCCACCATGAGGTCGCCCCCGGCCAGCATGAGATCGATTTTAAATACGCCGATGTGGTCACGGCCTGTGACAACATCCAAACCTTCAAGCTGGTGGTAAAGACGATCGCCAGAAAGCACGGCCTCCACGCCACGTTCATGCCGAAGCCGGTGTTCGGGATCAACGGTTCCGGCATGCATAGCAATGTTTCCCTGTTCAAGGACGGGGAAAACGCCTTTTTCGACGAAAAGGGGAAATTCCAATTGAGCGAAACGGCGTACCAGTTTTTGGCCGGGGTATTGAAACACGCGCCGAACTTCACCGCGGTGACGAACCCGACGGTCAACTCCTACAAACGGCTGGTGCCGGGGTATGAAGCGCCCTGCTACGTGGCCTGGTCGCCGAAAAACCGGAGCCCCCTCGTCCGCATCCCTTCGTCCCGCGGCATGAGCACCCGTTTGGAAATCCGGAGCGTGGACCCTTCCGCCAATCCCTATTTGGCGATGGCGGTCATCCTGAAGGCGGGGCTGGATGGCATTAAGAACAAGCTGACGCCGCCCGATCCCGTCGACCGGAACATCTATGTGATGACGAAGGAGGAACGTCTGAAAGAAGGCATTGTCGATTTGCCGTCCACTTTGGAACAGGCCTTGGAAAATCTGAAATCCGACGAAGTCATCAAGGATGCCCTCGGCCCCCATATTTTGGAACGGTTTATCGAAGCGAAGGAGATCGAATGGGATATGTTCCGCGTGCAGGTGCATCCGTGGGAGCTGGAGCAATATTTGAAGCAGTATTGA
- the guaA gene encoding glutamine-hydrolyzing GMP synthase — protein MIRPITRRNREWIFLPEQDMIIVLDFGSQYNQLITRRIREIGVYSELHPHHLSAEEIKKRKVKGIVFSGGPKSVYDEGAYRCDEKIFDLGIPILGICYGMQLIAHRFGGEVRPLPSREYGKTEIFCQRKTALFEHTPEKQIVWMSHGDVISRLPEGFSADAVSENGITAAISDEKRRIFAVQFHPEVSHSEYGLQILENFARHICGCGKNWTMDRFIDEEAERIRETVGDKRVLCALSGGVDSSVTAALVHKAVGDQLVCLFVDHGLLRKGEAEQVMRTFRDRFSVDVRMVDAKERFLRRLKGVTDPERKRKIIGEEFIRVFEDEVGRMGDIPFLAQGTLYSDWIESGTETSASIKSHHNVGGLPKNLNFSLLEPLKSLFKDEVRLLGKKLGLPDEIVWRQPFPGPGLAIRVLGEVTEEKLELVRETDAILREEIKKAGLDREIWQYFTVLPEIRTVGVMGDQRTYDYTVAIRAVTSVDGMTADWAKIPWHVLEKISTRLVNEVKRVNRVVYDITSKPPATIEWE, from the coding sequence ATGATCCGGCCGATAACAAGACGAAACAGGGAGTGGATTTTTTTGCCGGAACAAGATATGATCATCGTCCTGGATTTCGGAAGCCAATACAATCAGCTCATTACGAGGCGGATCAGGGAAATCGGCGTGTACAGCGAACTTCATCCCCATCATTTATCCGCGGAGGAAATCAAGAAACGGAAGGTGAAAGGAATCGTCTTTTCCGGGGGTCCGAAGAGCGTATACGATGAGGGGGCATACCGGTGCGACGAAAAAATCTTTGACTTGGGGATCCCCATTTTGGGCATTTGTTACGGCATGCAGCTGATCGCCCATCGGTTCGGCGGGGAGGTCCGTCCGTTGCCTTCCCGGGAGTACGGAAAAACGGAGATTTTTTGCCAAAGGAAAACGGCCCTTTTTGAACATACGCCGGAGAAGCAAATCGTATGGATGAGCCACGGGGATGTGATCAGCCGCCTTCCCGAAGGATTTTCCGCGGATGCGGTGAGCGAAAACGGGATCACGGCGGCGATCAGCGACGAAAAAAGGCGGATTTTCGCCGTCCAATTCCATCCGGAAGTGAGCCACAGCGAATATGGCCTGCAAATCTTGGAAAATTTTGCCCGCCATATTTGCGGCTGCGGGAAAAACTGGACGATGGACCGCTTCATTGACGAAGAAGCCGAAAGGATCCGGGAGACCGTCGGGGACAAAAGGGTGCTTTGCGCCTTGAGCGGAGGCGTCGATTCGTCGGTGACGGCCGCCCTTGTCCACAAAGCGGTCGGCGATCAGCTCGTCTGTTTGTTTGTCGACCACGGCCTGTTGAGAAAGGGAGAGGCGGAACAAGTGATGCGGACGTTCCGGGACCGGTTTTCCGTAGATGTCCGCATGGTCGACGCCAAAGAAAGGTTTTTGCGGCGGTTAAAAGGCGTCACCGATCCGGAGCGGAAGCGAAAAATCATCGGCGAGGAATTTATCCGGGTGTTCGAGGATGAAGTGGGCCGCATGGGCGACATTCCTTTTTTGGCCCAAGGAACTTTATATTCCGATTGGATTGAGAGCGGCACGGAAACCTCCGCGTCGATCAAATCCCACCACAACGTCGGCGGATTGCCGAAAAACCTGAATTTTTCCCTGCTGGAGCCGCTGAAATCGTTGTTTAAGGACGAAGTGCGCCTATTGGGGAAAAAACTGGGGCTTCCCGACGAAATCGTCTGGCGGCAGCCCTTCCCGGGGCCCGGCCTGGCGATCCGCGTCCTCGGGGAAGTGACGGAGGAAAAGCTGGAATTGGTCCGGGAGACGGACGCCATCCTGCGGGAAGAGATAAAAAAAGCGGGGCTGGACCGGGAAATCTGGCAATATTTCACCGTCCTTCCGGAGATCCGGACGGTGGGCGTGATGGGGGATCAGCGCACGTACGACTACACGGTGGCGATCCGGGCGGTGACCTCCGTCGACGGGATGACCGCCGACTGGGCGAAGATCCCTTGGCACGTCTTGGAGAAAATTTCAACGCGATTGGTCAATGAAGTGAAACGGGTGAACCGGGTCGTTTACGACATCACGAGCAAACCTCCCGCGACCATCGAATGGGAATGA
- a CDS encoding transglutaminase TgpA family protein, translating into MRTLRANTILFCAAGFLLLWEWMRPLETIGGIHNMPVFLVFTGLCFLFFLFRVPFLVQLAAGSVYIFYVLNRTFVHEPFFTFQWVGWFVQDVAANVKILFRREWTGQSDSFRTLEFFLLIWLMVYLLHYWFVVRKKILFFLLMTILYIAVFDTFMPYDGKWPMIRTVVFGLFSMGMLFLDRCAEREGVRLKTGLKAKWAFSLAVLVFFSTAFAYIMPKADPIWPDPVPYIQSLSGDGGPGKGKGMSRVGYDPDDLFLGGPFAQDEGLVFRVKTPMRNYWVVETKDYYTGKGWATGKADQIVYFSGSPTVRDIASAELVSQKSLPIYTSVLQRRYEIHRAKIKAFPTYYPHIIYPRGFEYFDFSGGVFAFNQTTEKVVAGFEDDYTVGYREPVYEIDKLRAVNDESGVNSFRSSREGFEFLFRYTQLPGNLPRRVTDLAAEITAPYDNWYDKAKAIEQYLKGPEFTYDTADVPFPDVDEDYVDQFLFESKTGYCDNFSTAMVVLLRSVGIPARWVKGYSSGELVDTEEGGIGVYELKNSHAHSWPEVYFPEVGWVPFEPTKGFTNPANFVYSQENAGSDTPEPEEEQTPQQNRPNERNNVPEQGPDNSAAENGGRKGTDLSEWMKEHLFSLIASGIALLLAAFLTYKFRRKWLPFWYVARYGRKTDAKNFAGAYLALLKQLERSGMKKDEGESLRQYAERIDRYFSTGDMERLTRLYERVVYYPPASFDASAEWQLSWRRLLKILR; encoded by the coding sequence ATGAGAACGCTGCGGGCAAACACGATTCTTTTTTGTGCGGCCGGTTTTTTGCTGCTTTGGGAATGGATGCGCCCCTTGGAAACGATCGGCGGCATTCACAATATGCCGGTTTTCCTCGTGTTCACCGGCCTCTGCTTTCTGTTTTTCCTCTTTCGCGTTCCCTTTCTTGTCCAGCTGGCCGCCGGCTCGGTTTACATTTTTTATGTGCTGAACCGGACCTTTGTTCATGAACCTTTTTTCACTTTCCAATGGGTCGGGTGGTTCGTCCAGGATGTCGCGGCGAACGTGAAAATCCTGTTCCGCCGGGAATGGACCGGGCAAAGCGACAGTTTCCGGACGCTGGAGTTTTTTCTGTTAATCTGGCTGATGGTTTACTTGCTCCATTATTGGTTTGTCGTCCGGAAAAAGATTCTCTTCTTTCTGTTGATGACCATCCTTTACATTGCCGTCTTCGACACCTTCATGCCCTATGACGGCAAATGGCCGATGATCCGCACCGTCGTTTTCGGCCTCTTCAGCATGGGGATGCTGTTTTTGGACCGCTGCGCGGAAAGGGAAGGGGTCCGCCTGAAAACGGGGCTGAAGGCGAAATGGGCGTTTTCTTTGGCGGTTCTCGTCTTTTTCAGCACGGCTTTCGCCTATATCATGCCGAAGGCGGACCCGATCTGGCCGGATCCGGTGCCCTATATCCAGTCCCTTTCCGGAGATGGCGGCCCGGGAAAGGGGAAAGGCATGTCAAGGGTCGGATATGATCCGGACGACCTCTTTTTGGGCGGGCCTTTTGCCCAGGATGAGGGCCTGGTTTTCCGGGTGAAAACGCCTATGCGGAATTACTGGGTCGTGGAAACGAAGGATTATTATACCGGAAAGGGATGGGCAACCGGCAAAGCAGACCAGATCGTTTATTTTTCCGGTTCTCCCACGGTGCGGGATATCGCTTCCGCCGAGTTGGTAAGCCAAAAATCCCTTCCGATCTATACAAGTGTGCTTCAGCGGAGATATGAAATCCACAGGGCGAAAATTAAAGCCTTCCCCACCTATTACCCCCACATCATTTATCCGCGGGGATTTGAATACTTCGATTTTTCCGGGGGCGTCTTTGCCTTCAATCAAACCACGGAAAAAGTCGTCGCGGGATTCGAGGATGACTATACCGTCGGGTACCGGGAACCGGTCTATGAGATCGATAAACTGAGGGCCGTTAACGATGAATCCGGTGTGAATTCTTTCCGCAGTTCCCGGGAAGGGTTCGAATTTTTGTTTCGATATACCCAGCTTCCCGGAAACCTTCCCCGGCGGGTGACGGATTTGGCGGCGGAGATCACCGCCCCTTATGATAACTGGTATGACAAGGCGAAGGCGATCGAACAATATTTAAAGGGTCCGGAATTCACCTATGACACCGCCGATGTCCCTTTTCCGGATGTGGACGAAGATTATGTGGACCAATTTTTGTTTGAAAGCAAAACCGGGTATTGCGACAACTTTTCGACGGCCATGGTCGTGCTGCTCCGTTCCGTCGGCATTCCGGCGCGATGGGTTAAAGGGTATTCGTCCGGGGAACTGGTCGATACGGAAGAAGGCGGGATCGGGGTTTACGAGTTGAAAAATTCTCACGCCCATTCTTGGCCGGAAGTCTATTTTCCGGAGGTGGGCTGGGTTCCCTTCGAACCGACGAAAGGGTTCACCAACCCGGCAAATTTCGTCTACAGCCAGGAAAATGCCGGTTCGGATACGCCGGAGCCGGAGGAGGAACAGACTCCTCAACAAAACCGGCCGAATGAAAGGAACAATGTTCCGGAACAGGGGCCGGACAATTCCGCCGCGGAAAATGGCGGGAGGAAGGGAACCGATCTTTCCGAATGGATGAAGGAACATCTGTTTTCTCTCATCGCTTCCGGAATCGCCCTCCTCCTGGCCGCCTTTCTTACCTATAAGTTCCGCCGGAAATGGCTGCCTTTTTGGTATGTTGCCCGATACGGAAGGAAAACGGACGCGAAAAATTTCGCCGGCGCCTATCTCGCCCTTTTGAAACAATTGGAGCGAAGCGGGATGAAAAAGGACGAAGGGGAATCGCTGCGCCAATATGCGGAACGGATCGACCGGTATTTCTCCACCGGCGATATGGAACGGCTGACCCGGTTGTACGAAAGGGTCGTCTATTATCCGCCGGCTTCGTTTGATGCATCGGCGGAATGGCAATTGAGCTGGAGACGGCTGTTGAAGATCTTGCGGTAG
- a CDS encoding DUF1129 family protein encodes MVSAKTLIEINNRKRKLLTEENEKYYSDLLIYIRSNMSVSERATEEILLEILEHLLEGQREGKTAEEIFGKNPKEYADEILGLLPKEKLTGWLSFIAVVAADLLGIVLMISGLILFIVSQFREVDPEIFLIKELVVFLVNLSMSLALAAVVFRFIKKSVYLQNAKAEKKFSLEIFFIVGTGGALMIAFTAFFPDFGPSVTVSWPVQILAGFVIWASVRVAKKIFANK; translated from the coding sequence ATGGTTAGCGCGAAAACGTTAATTGAAATCAACAATCGCAAAAGGAAGCTTTTGACCGAGGAAAATGAAAAATATTATTCCGATTTGCTGATCTACATCCGGAGCAACATGTCGGTTTCCGAGCGAGCCACCGAGGAAATCCTGCTGGAGATATTGGAGCACTTGCTGGAAGGGCAAAGGGAGGGAAAGACGGCGGAAGAGATATTCGGGAAGAATCCGAAGGAATACGCGGACGAAATTCTCGGGCTTTTGCCGAAGGAAAAGCTCACCGGATGGCTTTCCTTCATAGCCGTCGTCGCCGCCGATCTCCTCGGGATCGTTTTGATGATTTCCGGGCTGATCCTGTTCATCGTTTCCCAATTTCGGGAAGTGGACCCGGAAATTTTCCTGATAAAAGAACTCGTGGTTTTCCTCGTGAACCTGTCGATGTCTCTCGCCTTGGCTGCGGTCGTGTTCCGGTTCATCAAAAAATCCGTCTATTTGCAAAATGCAAAGGCGGAAAAGAAGTTTTCCCTGGAAATCTTTTTCATCGTGGGGACCGGCGGCGCTCTGATGATCGCCTTTACCGCCTTTTTCCCCGATTTCGGCCCGTCCGTCACCGTAAGCTGGCCCGTCCAGATCCTCGCCGGTTTTGTGATTTGGGCTTCGGTCCGGGTGGCGAAGAAAATTTTTGCGAATAAATAG